A genomic region of Actinomycetota bacterium contains the following coding sequences:
- a CDS encoding PQQ-binding-like beta-propeller repeat protein has product MNDRLVVPLKVLVFLFFLAVALFFTVMTVSGFRQPPVTAEENGGGNGDAGGVNQRAWLDALKELDGFSVRHLRQVWELGVPGKVYLAADDGTLYASSSSGSLYCIDATTGSVRWSYNLGSWISTRPLVSKGVVYVGSANRFLYALDAQTGALLWFFQAQGEIISTPVESEGVVFFFADNDSVFDLVNRLYALDARGGTLLWSYDTKSWTPSPPAVGGNAVFIGGSKSEAMALEKYTGKVIWSRQLDSVVFSSPCINGTGVLFSTANGWLYSLDEATGEPLWQRNISAFTPTSPLAVGDSLYINSYQDKLTALALEDGNLRWTLPDAGMLVDATTPPKGSLFAFSAKGVIYWIEPSSGKRRGVLLAPFPFAGAPLIHDGRVFAVSPDGMIRAYKTEDGVPFIPVSTP; this is encoded by the coding sequence ATGAACGACCGGCTTGTTGTTCCGCTCAAGGTCCTTGTCTTTCTATTCTTCCTCGCCGTCGCCCTCTTCTTCACCGTCATGACCGTATCCGGGTTCCGGCAGCCGCCGGTCACGGCGGAGGAAAACGGGGGAGGCAACGGTGATGCCGGCGGCGTGAACCAACGAGCATGGCTGGACGCCCTCAAGGAGCTGGATGGTTTCAGCGTGCGCCACCTCAGGCAGGTGTGGGAACTCGGCGTCCCCGGCAAGGTCTACCTGGCGGCGGACGACGGCACCCTCTACGCTTCCTCCTCTTCGGGCTCGCTTTACTGCATCGACGCGACAACGGGGTCGGTCAGGTGGAGTTACAACCTGGGGAGCTGGATCTCGACCCGCCCCCTGGTGAGCAAGGGAGTCGTGTACGTGGGGTCGGCGAACCGTTTCCTCTACGCCCTGGACGCGCAGACCGGGGCGCTGCTCTGGTTCTTCCAGGCGCAGGGGGAGATAATCTCCACGCCCGTGGAGAGCGAGGGCGTCGTCTTTTTCTTCGCCGATAACGACTCGGTGTTCGACCTCGTCAACCGCCTCTACGCCCTGGACGCGCGCGGCGGGACGCTGCTCTGGTCCTACGACACCAAGAGCTGGACCCCTTCGCCTCCCGCCGTGGGCGGCAACGCCGTCTTCATCGGCGGCTCCAAGTCGGAGGCCATGGCCCTGGAAAAATATACCGGGAAAGTCATCTGGTCACGCCAGCTGGACAGCGTGGTCTTCTCCTCCCCGTGCATCAACGGCACCGGCGTGCTCTTTTCCACGGCCAACGGTTGGCTTTATTCCCTGGACGAGGCGACGGGCGAGCCGCTCTGGCAGCGCAACATCTCCGCTTTCACCCCCACTTCACCCCTGGCAGTAGGCGACAGCCTGTACATCAATTCCTACCAGGACAAGCTCACCGCGCTCGCCCTGGAAGACGGCAACCTGCGGTGGACCCTGCCCGATGCCGGGATGCTGGTCGACGCCACGACCCCGCCGAAAGGGTCCCTTTTCGCCTTCTCCGCGAAAGGCGTCATATACTGGATCGAACCGTCGAGCGGAAAGCGACGGGGGGTTCTCCTCGCCCCCTTCCCTTTCGCGGGCGCACCCCTCATCCACGACGGCCGGGTCTTCGCCGTCTCCCCGGACGGCATGATCAGGGCTTACAAAACGGAGGACGGCGTGCCGTTCATCCCCGTTTCCACCCCGTGA
- the mptB gene encoding polyprenol phosphomannose-dependent alpha 1,6 mannosyltransferase MptB — protein sequence MSSELAYLGMLSATLFLYIMLAFISLAPSGVVGKMCTIHFSVQNNQFLRKLLESFGFYAASPMKLRILLYLIIVLTWLCYLWAILIFSRRRDKGLFSILSITVVLSLLLLFTPPLLSRDLFSYIYYGRIAVVYQNNPYLVTPQKFLSDPLFSFTSLFWKNTPAVYGPFFTLLSMLLTWLAGENITLNIYLFKFVLILCNLACVLLIWRLLGQYAPRRQRFGTMLYAWNPLVLIHTAGGAHNDIVMALLALAALALVMKGRKYSGFAFLSLSFLVKYVTVIFMLSYAIYLYVNRESTREWIRDMLAFALIFLVLFFAFYLPFWSGMSTFSPLLNNLKLRNVTLPAGWLFAGVIWFLHAALRLPSGAASTVGNALCSLVLSGGFLIFLARRSLKCRRVSDMPDTWFLLALVFLLTRPYYLSWYLLWVFPFLCLRKWDRLSQGVLLVGTLTLVFADVIPYAAGG from the coding sequence ATGTCCTCCGAGCTCGCCTACCTGGGGATGCTCAGCGCCACCCTCTTCCTCTACATCATGCTGGCCTTCATCTCCCTTGCGCCGAGCGGCGTGGTGGGGAAGATGTGCACCATCCATTTCTCGGTGCAGAACAACCAGTTTCTCAGGAAACTGCTGGAAAGCTTCGGGTTCTACGCCGCGAGCCCCATGAAGCTGAGGATCCTGCTCTACCTGATCATCGTCCTCACCTGGCTGTGTTACCTGTGGGCCATCCTCATCTTCTCCCGGCGCAGGGACAAGGGCCTTTTCTCCATCCTCTCCATCACGGTCGTCCTGAGCCTGTTGCTGCTCTTCACCCCGCCCCTCCTCAGCCGTGACCTGTTCTCCTACATCTACTACGGCAGGATCGCGGTGGTTTACCAGAACAACCCCTACCTGGTGACCCCCCAGAAGTTCCTCTCGGACCCCCTCTTCTCGTTCACCAGCCTCTTCTGGAAGAACACGCCTGCGGTATACGGCCCCTTCTTCACCCTGCTCTCCATGCTGCTGACCTGGCTGGCCGGGGAGAACATCACCTTGAACATCTACCTCTTCAAGTTCGTGCTCATCCTCTGCAACCTGGCCTGCGTCCTTCTCATCTGGCGCCTGCTGGGGCAGTACGCGCCGCGGCGGCAGCGCTTCGGCACCATGCTCTATGCGTGGAATCCCCTGGTCCTAATACATACCGCCGGGGGCGCGCACAACGACATCGTCATGGCCCTGCTTGCCCTGGCGGCCCTGGCCCTCGTGATGAAGGGGCGGAAGTATTCGGGGTTCGCCTTCCTCTCCCTCTCCTTCCTGGTCAAGTACGTGACGGTGATATTCATGCTCTCCTACGCCATCTACCTATACGTGAACCGCGAGAGCACGCGGGAGTGGATCAGGGACATGCTCGCCTTCGCGCTTATCTTCCTGGTGCTCTTTTTCGCTTTCTACCTTCCCTTCTGGAGCGGCATGAGCACCTTCTCGCCGCTCCTGAACAACCTGAAACTGAGGAACGTCACCCTGCCCGCCGGGTGGCTGTTCGCGGGGGTCATCTGGTTCCTGCACGCGGCCCTGCGCCTGCCATCCGGAGCGGCATCCACCGTGGGCAACGCCCTGTGTTCCCTGGTGCTTTCGGGAGGGTTCCTCATCTTTCTCGCCCGCCGCTCCCTGAAGTGCCGCCGCGTCTCCGACATGCCCGACACCTGGTTCCTGCTGGCCCTGGTGTTCCTCCTGACGCGGCCCTATTACCTCTCCTGGTACCTGCTCTGGGTCTTCCCCTTCCTCTGCCTGCGGAAATGGGACCGCCTGTCACAGGGGGTTCTCCTCGTGGGCACCCTGACCCTGGTCTTCGCGGACGTCATACCCTACGCCGCCGGCGGCTGA